One genomic window of Candidatus Effluviviaceae Genus I sp. includes the following:
- a CDS encoding aminomethyl-transferring glycine dehydrogenase subunit GcvPB (acts in conjunction with GvcH to form H-protein-S-aminomethyldihydrolipoyllysine from glycine; forms a heterodimer with subunit 1 to form the P protein), producing the protein MTAPERRVLEPTVFELSSPGLRGYRLPPLDVPEADLAAAFGAEHLRREPPALPELTEPE; encoded by the coding sequence GTGACGGCCCCCGAGCGCCGCGTGCTCGAACCGACGGTGTTCGAGCTCTCGTCCCCCGGTCTTCGGGGCTATCGGCTTCCGCCGCTCGACGTTCCCGAGGCCGACCTCGCGGCCGCATTCGGCGCGGAGCACCTCCGGCGCGAGCCGCCGGCCCTTCCGGAGCTCACCGAGCCCGAG